A single region of the Pseudorhodoplanes sp. genome encodes:
- a CDS encoding branched-chain amino acid ABC transporter permease, with translation MSKPTDSTFLLGRHVDFLLNRHRFKLAEALPWILAIAAFFLLPDRLTFGSQVLIMVLFALSLDLILGYAGIVTLGHAAFFGLGAYTVGLLVIRAGWNEPISSLFAAAAVAGIAGFLSGWVLLRYRGFTLLMLTLATGVLLMELGNLRSDITGGYDGLPGMVIAPLFGVFEYDLYGKTNYIYALVVLFIIFMIVRRIVYSPFGEALTGIRENVRRMHAIGAPVHRHLVVAYTIAAAIAGVAGALNAQTNAYVTLGVFEFDRSAAVMVILILGGTGRLYGAFVGAVIYMVLEDYLAKWSPEFWQFGVGLLLVMAVLFARRGLLGLFEDIGRYISKKRTS, from the coding sequence ATGAGCAAGCCGACGGATTCGACCTTCCTCTTAGGGCGTCACGTCGATTTCCTGCTGAACCGCCATCGCTTCAAACTGGCGGAGGCCCTGCCCTGGATTCTGGCAATCGCGGCCTTTTTCCTTCTGCCCGACCGCCTGACATTTGGCTCGCAAGTCCTGATCATGGTGCTGTTCGCACTGTCGCTTGATCTGATCCTCGGTTATGCGGGAATCGTCACGCTCGGACACGCCGCCTTTTTCGGTCTCGGCGCCTATACGGTCGGCCTCCTCGTCATCCGCGCCGGCTGGAACGAACCGATCTCCAGCCTGTTTGCGGCCGCAGCCGTCGCCGGTATCGCCGGCTTCCTCTCGGGATGGGTCCTGCTGCGCTATCGGGGCTTCACGCTGCTGATGCTGACACTCGCGACCGGCGTGCTGCTGATGGAGCTCGGCAATCTGCGCTCCGATATCACCGGCGGTTATGACGGCCTGCCGGGCATGGTGATCGCGCCGCTGTTCGGCGTTTTCGAATATGACCTCTACGGCAAGACGAACTACATCTACGCGCTCGTCGTTCTCTTCATCATCTTCATGATCGTGCGGCGAATCGTTTATTCGCCGTTCGGCGAAGCGCTGACCGGCATCCGCGAGAATGTACGCCGCATGCACGCCATCGGCGCGCCGGTGCACCGGCATCTTGTCGTCGCCTATACGATTGCCGCGGCCATCGCCGGTGTTGCCGGCGCCCTGAACGCGCAGACAAACGCCTATGTCACGCTCGGCGTGTTCGAATTCGACCGTTCCGCCGCGGTGATGGTAATTCTCATCCTCGGCGGCACCGGCAGGCTCTATGGCGCCTTTGTCGGCGCGGTGATTTACATGGTGCTGGAAGATTATCTGGCGAAATGGAGTCCAGAATTCTGGCAGTTCGGCGTCGGCCTGCTGCTGGTCATGGCGGTGCTGTTCGCACGTCGCGGGCTGCTCGGCCTGTTCGAGGATATCGGCCGCTATATTTCGAAGAAGAGGACCTCGTGA
- a CDS encoding branched-chain amino acid ABC transporter permease has translation MIGQIANILVDGLAYAMFLFIVSVGLSVTMGLMGFVNLAHGAFAMAGGYVVLTATRYFGVPFLGALVITFLVIGAISVVFERTLYSRLYKAGELDQVLLTIGLAFMAIAGITYLFGPIPQHVVLPHWLAGHIDIGLRTVPTYRAFLIVVGFLLVIALWYGFERTTLGAKIRAAVDNRRMAQSVGINVDLLFTLTFAIGSGLAALGGGLSIHLLGLTPTFALVYLVLFLLVVSVGGLGSVKGTLVAALVLGIFDTTGKYLYAEAGGFFIYAIAMAVLLIKPAGLYGRE, from the coding sequence GTGATCGGGCAGATCGCAAATATTCTGGTGGACGGACTCGCATACGCGATGTTCCTGTTCATCGTGTCCGTGGGACTGTCGGTCACCATGGGTTTGATGGGCTTCGTGAACCTGGCGCACGGCGCCTTCGCCATGGCCGGCGGATATGTGGTGCTAACGGCCACGCGCTATTTCGGTGTTCCGTTCCTCGGTGCACTCGTAATCACTTTCCTGGTCATCGGCGCGATCAGCGTCGTCTTCGAACGCACATTGTATTCGCGGCTCTACAAGGCCGGCGAACTCGACCAGGTGCTGCTCACCATCGGCCTCGCCTTCATGGCCATTGCCGGCATCACCTATCTCTTCGGTCCGATCCCCCAGCACGTCGTGCTGCCGCATTGGCTTGCCGGGCATATCGATATCGGCCTGCGAACCGTGCCGACCTATCGCGCCTTTCTCATCGTCGTCGGCTTCCTGCTCGTGATCGCGCTGTGGTACGGCTTCGAGCGCACTACTCTGGGTGCCAAGATTCGCGCGGCCGTCGACAATCGCCGCATGGCGCAGTCGGTCGGCATCAATGTGGATCTGCTGTTCACCCTCACCTTCGCGATCGGCTCGGGCCTCGCCGCGCTCGGCGGCGGGCTTTCGATCCATCTGCTCGGACTGACGCCGACCTTCGCGCTGGTCTATCTCGTGCTCTTCCTGCTGGTGGTGTCGGTCGGCGGCCTCGGCAGCGTGAAGGGCACGCTGGTGGCCGCCCTGGTGCTCGGCATCTTCGACACCACCGGCAAATATCTCTATGCCGAAGCGGGCGGCTTCTTCATCTATGCCATCGCCATGGCGGTGCTGCTGATCAAACCGGCAGGTCTCTATGGCCGAGAATAA
- a CDS encoding ABC transporter substrate-binding protein — MKRFHLAGLAALALVMSSAAQAQTVKIGVMLPYSGVNADLGTQIDKAFDLYVKLHAKDIAPYKVELIKRDEGPPSGANAKTVATELITRDKVDILAGVVFSPSAIAIAPVLTQAKKPLAIANAGTAWIPGLSPYIVRFSFSMWHPAYPMGQYAAKDLGCKTAAMGYTDFPPGKDSTEAFKTGFEKNGGKIIESIPMGNPAQVPDMTPFFTRVKDAKPDCFYVFIPSGSHASAVVKYYGEVGLKQAGIKLIGPMDVAPDNKLPQMGDEAIGAIVMGHYSKDLDNPANKEFVKAWEAEYGKNFIPDFMSAQGWDTMAAIFDTIKKLKGDFSNGEKVVETLKNYKGNGPRGQISIDPATRDIVQDEHAMQVVKKADGSLGLKVLGTVKQVKDQCKELKVGRCGGN; from the coding sequence ATGAAGCGATTTCACTTAGCCGGCCTCGCTGCTCTTGCGCTTGTGATGAGCAGCGCAGCGCAGGCGCAAACCGTCAAGATTGGCGTGATGCTGCCCTATTCGGGCGTCAATGCGGATCTCGGCACGCAGATCGACAAGGCGTTCGATCTTTACGTCAAGCTACACGCCAAGGACATCGCTCCTTACAAGGTCGAGCTCATCAAGCGCGATGAAGGCCCGCCTTCCGGCGCGAATGCGAAGACCGTCGCGACCGAACTGATCACGCGCGACAAGGTCGACATTCTTGCGGGCGTTGTGTTCTCTCCATCGGCCATTGCCATTGCGCCGGTGCTGACCCAGGCGAAGAAGCCGCTTGCCATCGCTAATGCCGGCACCGCGTGGATTCCCGGCCTGTCGCCTTACATCGTTCGCTTCTCCTTCAGCATGTGGCACCCGGCCTATCCGATGGGCCAGTATGCGGCGAAGGATCTAGGCTGCAAAACAGCAGCGATGGGCTACACCGACTTCCCACCCGGCAAAGACTCGACCGAAGCCTTCAAGACCGGCTTCGAGAAAAACGGCGGCAAGATCATCGAGTCGATTCCGATGGGCAATCCGGCGCAGGTGCCGGACATGACTCCGTTCTTCACCCGTGTGAAGGACGCCAAGCCCGACTGCTTCTATGTGTTCATTCCGTCCGGCTCGCATGCCTCGGCAGTGGTGAAGTATTACGGTGAAGTCGGACTGAAGCAGGCCGGCATCAAGTTGATCGGTCCGATGGACGTCGCGCCCGACAACAAGCTGCCGCAGATGGGCGACGAGGCCATCGGCGCCATCGTGATGGGTCACTATTCGAAGGACCTCGACAATCCCGCCAACAAGGAATTCGTGAAGGCGTGGGAAGCCGAATACGGCAAGAACTTCATCCCCGACTTCATGTCCGCGCAGGGCTGGGACACGATGGCGGCGATCTTCGACACCATCAAGAAGCTGAAGGGCGACTTCAGCAACGGCGAGAAGGTTGTCGAGACCCTGAAGAACTACAAGGGCAATGGTCCGCGTGGTCAGATTTCGATTGACCCCGCGACGCGCGATATCGTGCAGGACGAGCACGCCATGCAGGTCGTCAAGAAGGCTGACGGCTCGCTCGGACTGAAGGTGCTCGGCACGGTCAAGCAGGTCAAGGATCAGTGCAAGGAGCTGAAGGTGGGCCGTTGCGGCGGCAACTGA
- a CDS encoding NAD(P)/FAD-dependent oxidoreductase: MKSLEKGYDGIIIGAGQHGLVLGSYLAKAGLKILLVDRRLTYGGGLCTREVTQPGFYHNLHSINHFHISETPWFKDLRLGDKVTYITPPYEFGQAHRDGTALVLGRDLEETVASIARFSKKDAQTFREWNRKAEEMTAKILLPERYAEPLSKSEREDLLSRIALGREFLEVCNRQPLDVVEELFENERVRLLFLFKVSLFGTWLTDTMSKTSPMGSVIRAFDLQSGYQLCQGGSFNLARGLMETFIAAGGTYQPQVAIDRIIVEGGRATGIALTDGRTVRATQFVASTIDVHQTLENLLGREQLPKAFADKLNKFQYTAWTLYGLHLALHESPRFAAEAFDPNINIALKWSIGAETMEDLFEAHKDVQAGRIPKLVQFGSGPLSALDPTQAPPGKHTTYAWHVMPLLEDMPEKDYEPFKEEFAEKIMEVWAHYCPNMTAKNVIGQYVYTAREYIAELPNMRGGDIFMGAFNAEQVMYNHFGYRTPIPNLYYAGSGAHPGGAISGGPSYIAAGIIARDLGLKPWWTPCDARMALESFASSEAA, from the coding sequence GTGAAGAGCCTGGAAAAAGGTTATGACGGCATCATCATTGGCGCTGGGCAGCATGGCCTGGTGCTGGGGTCGTATCTCGCCAAGGCCGGGCTCAAGATTTTGCTGGTCGACCGGCGGCTCACCTATGGCGGCGGATTGTGCACCCGCGAAGTGACGCAGCCGGGCTTCTATCACAATCTGCATTCCATCAATCATTTCCACATCAGCGAGACGCCCTGGTTCAAGGACCTGAGGCTTGGCGACAAAGTCACCTACATCACGCCGCCTTATGAGTTCGGGCAGGCGCATCGCGACGGCACCGCTTTGGTGCTCGGCCGCGATCTGGAGGAGACCGTCGCCAGCATCGCGCGCTTCTCAAAGAAGGATGCGCAAACCTTCCGCGAATGGAATCGCAAGGCCGAGGAGATGACGGCGAAGATTCTCCTGCCGGAACGCTATGCCGAGCCACTGTCGAAATCAGAACGCGAGGATTTGCTGTCGCGCATCGCGCTTGGCCGCGAATTTCTCGAAGTCTGCAACCGCCAGCCGCTCGATGTCGTCGAGGAGCTGTTCGAAAATGAGCGTGTGCGGCTGCTGTTTCTGTTCAAGGTGTCGCTATTTGGTACCTGGCTGACCGACACTATGTCGAAGACCAGTCCGATGGGCTCGGTGATCCGCGCCTTCGATCTGCAAAGCGGCTATCAGCTCTGCCAGGGCGGCTCATTCAATCTGGCGCGCGGATTGATGGAGACGTTCATCGCGGCGGGCGGCACCTATCAGCCGCAGGTGGCGATCGATCGGATCATCGTGGAAGGCGGGCGGGCGACAGGCATCGCGTTGACAGATGGCCGCACGGTGCGGGCGACGCAGTTCGTCGCCTCGACCATCGATGTGCATCAGACGCTGGAGAATCTTCTCGGCCGCGAGCAATTGCCAAAGGCTTTCGCCGACAAGCTCAACAAGTTCCAGTACACCGCCTGGACGCTTTACGGGCTGCATCTTGCTTTGCATGAAAGCCCGCGCTTTGCAGCGGAAGCATTCGATCCCAACATCAACATCGCGCTGAAATGGAGCATCGGCGCCGAGACGATGGAGGATCTGTTCGAAGCGCATAAGGACGTGCAGGCCGGCCGTATCCCGAAGCTCGTGCAATTCGGCTCCGGGCCGCTCAGCGCGCTCGATCCGACCCAAGCGCCGCCCGGCAAGCACACGACCTACGCCTGGCACGTGATGCCGCTTCTGGAAGACATGCCGGAAAAGGATTACGAGCCGTTCAAAGAGGAGTTTGCTGAGAAGATCATGGAGGTTTGGGCGCACTATTGCCCGAACATGACGGCGAAGAATGTCATCGGTCAGTATGTGTACACGGCGCGCGAATACATTGCGGAACTGCCCAATATGCGCGGCGGCGATATCTTCATGGGCGCCTTCAATGCCGAGCAGGTGATGTACAATCACTTCGGCTACCGCACGCCGATCCCGAACCTGTATTACGCCGGCTCCGGCGCGCATCCAGGCGGCGCCATATCAGGGGGCCCGAGTTACATCGCCGCCGGCATCATTGCGCGCGATCTCGGCCTCAAGCCGTGGTGGACGCCATGCGACGCGCGCATGGCGCTGGAAAGTTTTGCGTCATCGGAAGCGGCCTGA